A portion of the Bifidobacterium sp. ESL0800 genome contains these proteins:
- a CDS encoding histidine phosphatase family protein — translation MIDEVILLRHGRTAYNVVHRLQGQIDVPLDIIGQWQVDQTGLELAKRYYWAKVSNIAANPDLLPQPGPQAAEQSDTGEYQKVPAGERKMKVISSDLFRAAQTAHAFADILGLPVTLDKRLRERSFGQWEGKTRPEIKEMDAEAYRSWRAHEGGETKYGVETRTEVGARGAKAVLELLNENAQDTAATTLMLVSHGSFIAATVETLLGMDPEVDELGNIPNAYWSTLKPRIQPDGSCKWTLAEFNCGPVISTIADWSNGPEELRYPGMELMKPLPVTDTV, via the coding sequence ATGATCGACGAAGTCATTTTGTTGCGCCACGGAAGGACAGCCTATAATGTCGTCCACCGCCTGCAAGGCCAAATCGATGTCCCGCTCGACATCATCGGCCAGTGGCAGGTCGACCAGACCGGACTTGAACTTGCCAAGCGCTATTACTGGGCGAAAGTCAGCAATATAGCCGCCAACCCGGATCTGCTGCCACAGCCGGGGCCGCAGGCGGCCGAACAAAGCGATACCGGCGAATACCAAAAGGTCCCTGCAGGTGAGCGGAAGATGAAAGTGATTTCCAGCGATCTGTTCCGTGCCGCTCAGACAGCGCACGCTTTTGCCGACATCCTCGGTCTGCCGGTCACGCTCGACAAGCGTCTCAGGGAGCGCAGTTTCGGGCAATGGGAAGGCAAGACCCGTCCCGAAATCAAAGAAATGGACGCTGAAGCCTACCGTTCGTGGCGTGCTCACGAGGGAGGCGAGACCAAGTATGGTGTCGAGACGCGCACCGAGGTCGGAGCCAGAGGAGCCAAGGCCGTACTCGAACTGCTCAATGAGAACGCCCAAGACACGGCTGCGACCACGCTGATGCTTGTCAGCCACGGATCGTTCATCGCCGCGACCGTCGAAACGCTGCTCGGCATGGATCCGGAGGTCGACGAACTCGGCAACATCCCCAATGCCTACTGGTCGACACTCAAGCCTCGCATCCAACCTGACGGAAGCTGCAAGTGGACGCTCGCGGAATTCAATTGCGGACCGGTGATATCGACAATTGCCGATTGGTCCAACGGACCCGAGGAACTGCGCTACCCAGGTATGGAATTGATGAAACCACTGCCTGTCACCGATACCGTCTGA
- a CDS encoding YdcF family protein: MTDSWQTVLLYGPSVVFAVLLLFSVIREPRRFRNAIWLALFLLCLSSAMMLDFWRDWALIPIVLVVAFTPVVVVGFLLVNTIVVVGHEGFSLSTILPALFAIVMMVCVAVYPLTFYFNAPRWGKGVGLLIALEGLWFFFTFAALLLYSTIYRILPRRRKYDYIIILGAGLQGTKPTPLLRGRIDKAVDLWNRQDRHGLFVVSGGQGADEEISEAEAMKRYLVEVRGVPATAIIKEDRSTTTLENLRNCKAIMDQRDGVSGIGSGEGTVVSQTSETKSKRLERMKNRLSCPYRVAVVTSDYHVFRASEYARQLGLKSDGIGSHTKGYYWPTAFIREFIAISKAHFWPYAVIVALWAVWMLLAK, translated from the coding sequence ATGACCGATTCATGGCAGACGGTCCTGCTGTATGGACCCAGCGTGGTGTTCGCCGTGTTGCTGCTGTTCTCGGTGATAAGGGAGCCTCGACGGTTCCGCAACGCGATTTGGCTCGCCCTGTTCCTGCTGTGCCTTTCGAGTGCAATGATGCTCGATTTCTGGCGGGATTGGGCATTGATCCCGATTGTGCTGGTGGTCGCTTTCACGCCGGTCGTCGTCGTCGGGTTTCTCCTTGTCAACACCATCGTTGTCGTAGGCCATGAAGGTTTTTCGCTTTCCACCATCCTGCCTGCGTTGTTCGCCATCGTCATGATGGTGTGCGTCGCGGTGTATCCGCTGACCTTTTATTTCAACGCGCCTCGGTGGGGCAAAGGCGTCGGCCTGCTGATCGCCTTGGAAGGCCTTTGGTTCTTCTTCACGTTCGCGGCGCTGCTGCTGTATTCCACGATTTACCGGATTCTTCCGAGACGCCGAAAATACGATTACATCATCATTCTCGGGGCGGGATTGCAGGGTACGAAGCCCACACCGTTGCTGCGCGGGCGAATAGACAAGGCCGTCGATTTGTGGAACCGGCAGGATCGGCACGGCCTCTTTGTGGTTTCGGGCGGTCAGGGAGCCGATGAGGAAATCAGCGAAGCCGAGGCCATGAAGCGGTATCTGGTAGAGGTTCGGGGAGTGCCGGCCACAGCAATCATCAAAGAAGACCGGTCTACTACCACCCTGGAAAACCTGCGCAATTGCAAGGCGATCATGGACCAGCGTGATGGCGTGAGCGGTATCGGTTCCGGCGAGGGCACCGTCGTGTCTCAGACGTCTGAGACAAAGTCCAAGCGCCTCGAACGTATGAAAAACCGCCTGTCCTGCCCCTACCGCGTGGCCGTGGTCACCAGCGACTATCACGTCTTCCGCGCCAGCGAATACGCCCGGCAGCTGGGGCTCAAATCCGACGGCATCGGCAGCCATACCAAGGGTTATTACTGGCCGACCGCCTTTATCCGCGAGTTCATCGCCATCAGCAAGGCGCATTTCTGGCCGTATGCGGTCATCGTCGCGCTGTGGGCGGTGTGGATGCTGCTGGCCAAGTGA
- a CDS encoding DUF1287 domain-containing protein: protein MICETEIPLKKFFMIPKPIERNWKKLKIRKTLPNAYRKRTPVAQQFHRHCQEIPKYRQRQGFPARLAFNGKVQMQQHGQHTTQYSVSELHKSRRHWPAALVAILLVAALVAAGSFLYLKFRKPNSAGLGANVTSAPKTSPSLPGRSAQKLKSSVDYNHNGIDDYSDFVQGARKDANVHPTYDDSYVQGGYPADNRGACTDTIWRAFKNAGYSLKDMVDADIAAHPADYRNAASNFDTNIDFRRTAVLDVFFKKYGQALTTDTAQTDQWQQGDLVFFANQKHNGHIGMVSDRRDEKSIPYLIHNMGQKDRENDYLNQPNHMPILAHYRFDASKIPADVLKPWH from the coding sequence ATGATCTGCGAGACCGAAATTCCCTTGAAAAAATTCTTCATGATACCTAAGCCTATCGAACGAAATTGGAAAAAGCTGAAAATACGCAAAACCTTGCCGAACGCTTACAGGAAACGAACGCCGGTTGCACAGCAATTTCATCGGCATTGTCAAGAAATACCAAAATATCGGCAGAGACAAGGTTTTCCTGCTAGATTAGCCTTCAACGGAAAGGTACAGATGCAACAACACGGACAGCATACCACGCAATATTCGGTGTCGGAGCTGCACAAAAGCCGCCGTCATTGGCCGGCAGCATTGGTCGCGATATTGCTCGTGGCCGCTCTGGTCGCCGCAGGAAGCTTTCTCTACCTAAAGTTCCGGAAACCGAATTCGGCGGGTCTTGGCGCCAATGTCACCAGCGCGCCTAAAACTTCCCCCTCGTTGCCGGGCCGATCCGCGCAAAAACTCAAAAGTTCCGTTGATTACAACCACAACGGCATCGATGATTACAGCGACTTCGTGCAAGGCGCACGCAAGGACGCGAATGTCCATCCCACCTATGACGACAGCTACGTGCAGGGCGGCTACCCGGCGGACAATCGCGGAGCCTGCACCGATACCATCTGGCGCGCGTTCAAGAACGCCGGATACAGCCTCAAGGACATGGTTGACGCCGACATTGCCGCACATCCGGCCGATTACCGCAACGCCGCCTCCAACTTCGACACCAATATCGATTTCCGCCGAACCGCCGTGCTGGACGTGTTCTTCAAAAAATACGGACAGGCCCTCACTACCGATACAGCCCAAACCGACCAATGGCAGCAGGGAGATCTCGTTTTCTTCGCCAACCAAAAGCACAATGGTCATATCGGCATGGTCTCCGACCGGCGCGATGAAAAATCAATCCCCTACCTCATCCATAACATGGGGCAGAAGGATCGCGAGAACGACTACCTCAACCAGCCGAACCATATGCCCATTCTTGCACATTACCGTTTTGACGCTTCGAAAATACCGGCTGACGTGCTGAAACCCTGGCACTGA
- a CDS encoding DMT family transporter encodes MLLCCAALWGGSYLVSKIAMTAITPQWLMAMRTGGACLIMLLIFGKHIIPALNKSMQVPALVVGVTYWGTMVLQTKGLLTIDPGRSAFLTASYCVLTPFAAWLATKNRPHNINIIAGVICLIGVGFVSLKPGGFSLALTLGDWMTIACAVVFSFNLTYLGIYSKKYNAIAVTFVQFAVACVLFLIGAIFTEPAPNASWLEPKIIVSFLYLFIGATTLAQIMQNIGLAHVSASSASVVMCTESLFSELFSILFWSTTLRLTTLVGFALIFLAVLMSILHRSVFVNLLRRVEDWVHDCRKK; translated from the coding sequence ATGCTGCTGTGTTGCGCCGCGCTGTGGGGCGGCAGCTATCTGGTCTCCAAGATCGCGATGACGGCGATTACCCCGCAATGGCTCATGGCCATGCGCACCGGCGGGGCGTGCCTGATCATGCTGCTTATTTTCGGCAAGCATATCATTCCCGCGCTCAACAAGTCGATGCAGGTTCCTGCGCTCGTGGTCGGGGTCACCTACTGGGGGACGATGGTCCTGCAGACCAAAGGGCTGCTGACGATCGATCCCGGCAGAAGCGCTTTCCTGACGGCTTCCTATTGTGTGCTGACGCCTTTCGCCGCTTGGCTGGCCACAAAAAACAGGCCACACAACATCAACATCATCGCCGGAGTCATCTGTCTGATCGGCGTCGGCTTCGTCTCGCTGAAACCGGGCGGCTTTTCGCTTGCCCTCACCTTGGGGGATTGGATGACCATCGCCTGTGCCGTCGTCTTCTCGTTCAATCTGACATATCTCGGCATCTATTCCAAGAAATACAACGCGATCGCGGTCACCTTCGTCCAATTCGCCGTCGCCTGCGTCCTGTTCCTGATCGGTGCGATTTTCACCGAACCGGCTCCGAATGCTTCCTGGCTGGAACCGAAAATCATCGTGAGTTTCCTTTACCTGTTCATCGGGGCGACGACCTTGGCGCAGATCATGCAGAACATCGGCCTGGCGCACGTCTCCGCATCGTCGGCCTCCGTGGTGATGTGCACGGAGAGCCTGTTTTCCGAATTGTTCTCGATACTCTTCTGGTCGACGACGCTGAGGTTGACGACGTTGGTCGGTTTCGCGCTGATCTTCCTGGCTGTGCTCATGTCTATCCTGCATCGCTCGGTCTTCGTCAATCTGTTGCGACGGGTGGAGGATTGGGTGCACGATTGTCGTAAAAAGTAG
- a CDS encoding pyridoxamine 5'-phosphate oxidase family protein, protein MATLTPEMKEFINNNLAWIATVSKDGQLDLGPKMSMYVLDDNHLAYHERTAGQHYKNLEDGSPLVICFANLESKKGYRFRGNVTLHSDDAIYDEQVKVAEEKGTKKPATIPVLEITEIQDLSAGAKAGTTISKD, encoded by the coding sequence ATGGCTACGCTTACCCCGGAAATGAAGGAATTCATCAACAACAACCTCGCGTGGATCGCGACCGTCAGCAAGGACGGCCAGCTCGATCTCGGCCCGAAGATGTCGATGTACGTGCTCGACGACAACCACCTCGCCTATCACGAGCGCACCGCCGGCCAGCACTACAAGAACCTTGAGGACGGCAGCCCGCTGGTGATCTGCTTCGCCAACCTCGAAAGCAAGAAGGGCTACCGCTTCCGCGGCAACGTGACCCTGCACTCCGACGATGCGATCTACGACGAGCAGGTCAAGGTCGCCGAGGAAAAGGGCACCAAGAAGCCCGCCACCATCCCGGTGCTCGAGATCACCGAGATCCAGGATCTCTCCGCCGGCGCCAAGGCCGGCACCACCATCAGCAAGGACTGA
- a CDS encoding SOS response-associated peptidase, whose amino-acid sequence MCRRFSLDLDWASVASDFGVDDEDVDTYALPARTFRVEPKQTIGVLAAGEDGRRHLSGGYWSLVPSYSDKRELAYPTYNARMETAAQKPTFKDAMRSRRAIIPASGYFEFKGRRPFYFHAQGDAMLAMAGLFSWWRDNADSPWTLTATILTCDAVGEAAKIHNRMPLLVSRDMTGQWLDRHVDGSGIIDDIHTASLSMSENLDCYEVAEPAPEEDGPRCIRPKAKRVCLSLF is encoded by the coding sequence ATGTGCCGCAGATTTTCGCTTGACCTTGATTGGGCCTCCGTTGCTTCGGATTTCGGTGTCGACGATGAAGACGTCGACACTTATGCACTGCCGGCTCGAACGTTTCGCGTCGAACCGAAGCAGACCATCGGGGTCCTCGCGGCAGGCGAGGATGGTCGACGGCATCTTTCGGGCGGCTATTGGTCGCTGGTACCTTCTTACAGCGACAAGCGGGAGCTCGCCTATCCGACCTATAACGCACGTATGGAGACAGCCGCGCAAAAGCCGACATTCAAAGACGCGATGCGAAGCCGCCGTGCCATCATCCCAGCTTCCGGGTATTTCGAATTCAAAGGCAGGCGTCCGTTTTATTTTCATGCTCAAGGCGACGCCATGCTCGCCATGGCCGGCCTGTTTTCGTGGTGGCGCGACAACGCGGATTCCCCATGGACGCTCACCGCTACGATCCTGACCTGTGATGCCGTCGGAGAGGCGGCGAAAATCCACAACCGCATGCCGTTGCTCGTTTCGCGTGATATGACCGGACAATGGCTTGATCGCCACGTCGATGGATCTGGAATCATTGACGATATTCATACGGCGAGCCTATCTATGTCCGAAAACCTTGATTGTTATGAGGTCGCCGAACCGGCACCGGAAGAAGACGGACCTCGGTGCATCCGCCCGAAGGCAAAGCGCGTGTGCCTGAGTCTTTTCTGA